From one Lolium rigidum isolate FL_2022 chromosome 4, APGP_CSIRO_Lrig_0.1, whole genome shotgun sequence genomic stretch:
- the LOC124649100 gene encoding IQ domain-containing protein IQM5-like, protein MGLYRRAWSELLGTEISSPGTDRINMVNKISSPRDEKEKNITKKAISKGRLMHSLSFKEWQRGQNATGPVELKSMPAAISIVDDRRNSDLSMASSPKVSSSPKCELEAAAVKVQKVYKSYRTRRNLADCAVVIEELWWKALDFASLKHSSISFFNGEKPETAASRWARARTRAAKVGKGLSKNGKAQKLALQHWLEAIDPRHRYGHNLHIYYDVWSMSESTEPFFYWLDVGEGKEINLEKCPKSKLQSQCIRYLGPQERQEYEVVVESGKLVFKQTGVLVHSSDDSKWIFVLSTTKAFYVGQKKKGSFQHSSFLAGGAITAAGRLVVKDGILKAIWPYSGHYLPTEENFRDFVRYLQENGVDLTDVKKGAIDNDDEYLSKLNTEPEQDRNNKAAAATAAAVAEDLTAMESEDVRTGDTDHGTTDYGDMSEPEDSVVTPANSHTTDTEEEEELNDVSEQSPSPTADGSKNHLTCRWSTGTGPRIRCVRDYPQDLQSRALEHVNLSPRLAGSPSRKRDPVPSPRPSPGMILSPRLSSVGFQPRTVSLKLPDFKRSRLQ, encoded by the exons ATGGGATTGTATCGTCGCGCATGGTCTGAACTACTTGGCACAGAGATCTCCAGCCCAGGGACAGACAGAATCAACATGGTAAACAAAATCTCTTCTCCTAGGGATGAAAAAGAGAAGAACATCACAAAGAAAGCAATCTCCAAGGGCAGGCTGATGCACTCACTGAGCTTCAAAGAATGGCAAAGAGGACAGAACGCCACAGGTCCAGTGGAGCTTAAGAGCATGCCGGCTGCGATAAGCATTGTCGATGACCGGAGAAATTCTGATCTTTCCATGGCATCTAGCCCCAAAGTTTCATCCAGCCCCAAGTGTGAACTTGAAGCCGCAGCTGTGAAGGTTCAGAAGGTTTACAAGAGTTACAGGACCAGGCGAAACCTCGCTGATTGCGCGGTCGTCATAGAAGAGCTATG GTGGAAAGCACTGGACTTTGCATCACTGAAGCACAGCTCGATATCATTCTTCAACGGCGAAAAGCCCGAAACCGCAGCGTCACGGTGGGCGAGGGCGAGGACAAGGGCTGCTAAG GTTGGCAAGGGGTTATCGAAAAACGGGAAAGCTCAGAAGCTGGCATTGCAGCACTGGCTGGAAGCT ATTGATCCGAGGCATCGATATGGGCACAATTTGCATATCTATTATGATGTATGGTCCATGAGTGAGAGTACGGAACCATTTTTCTATTG GTTAGACGTTGGGGAGGGCAAAGAAATAAATCTTGAGAAGTGCCCCAAGAGTAAACTTCAGAGCCAGTGCATCCGGTACCTTGGACCA CAAGAAAGGCAGGAGTATGAAGTTGTTGTGGAGAGTGGTAAACTTGTCTTCAAACAAACTGGGGTTCTTGTGCACAGTTCTGATGACTCCAAGTGGATTTTTGTCCTCAGCACCACCAAAGCGTTCTATGTTGGCCAG AAGAAGAAAGGATCGTTTCAACACTCTAGTTTTCTAGCTGGTGGAGCAATAACGGCTGCTGGAAGATTAGTGGTCAAAGACGGAATTTTAAAG GCAATATGGCCATACAGTGGTCATTACCTTCCAACGGAAGAGAACTTCAGAGACTTCGTCCGCTACCTTCAGGAGAACGGCGTAGACCTCACCGATGTCAAG AAGGGTGCAATCGACAATGATGACGAGTACCTGAGCAAACTTAACACCGAGCCTGAACAAGATCGGAACAACAAAGCAGCAGCTGCAACTGCAGCTGCAGTTGCTGAAGATCTCACCGCGATGGAGTCTGAAGACGTTCGCACCGGCGACACAGACCACGGAACCACCGACTACGGTGACATGAGTGAACCCGAGGACAGCGTTGTCACCCCGGCGAACTCCCACACCACCgacaccgaagaagaagaagaactgaACGATGTTTCAGAGCAGAGCCCGTCGCCAACTGCCGACGGGAGCAAGAACCACCTGACGTGCCGGTGGTCGACGGGCACAGGCCCACGCATTCGGTGCGTGCGCGACTACCCGCAGGACCTCCAGTCCAGGGCCCTCGAGCACGTCAACCTCTCGCCGagactcgccggctcgccgtccagGAAGAGGGACCCCGTCCCCTCGCCGCGCCCCAGCCCGGGGATGATACTGTCGCCAAGGCTCTCCTCCGTCGGGTTTCAGCCCCGCACGGTGTCCCTCAAGCTCCCGGACTTCAAGAGGAGCAGATTGCAGTGA